In Oncorhynchus masou masou isolate Uvic2021 chromosome 28, UVic_Omas_1.1, whole genome shotgun sequence, the DNA window cgagaaaagggcaaccagtgaagaacactcaccattgtaaatacaacccatatctatgcttatttattttatcttgtgtcctttaccatttgtacattgtaaaaacactgtatatatatatatatatataatatgacatttgtaatgtctttattgttttgaaacttctgtatgtgtgatgtctactgttaatttttattgtttatttcactttatatattatctaccttacttgctttggcaatgttaacacatgttacccatgccaataaagccccttgaattgaattgagatcgTTTTCTTAACTAAAACTCATAAAGAACTTTCTAAGAGGCATTAGGCTCTCGGTCTGATATTCGCTTTTGAACACCTGAATAAGCTCCACTCATTTCACTGGTGCCATCGTAGCCTTGACCACAGCATTTGTTCACCGAGATCCTCTTATACGTTCAATCAAAAGTACGTCAAGTCCTGAGGCACTTTTTCAGTTATGTCCTGAAACAAACACTTTGCTTCCTACTACATCTGGAAATGTAAAAGATTTATGACTGACTTTAGGGAGGGTTACTATCAAAATGATTTactgaatttaaaaaaatcacaTCCGTGGGCCCCCAGAGCTCGTGGGCCTCGTGCCTTGCGGGTGCTGCGGGTGTGTCCAGTACAGTATACAAATTACAGTATACAATTTCAAAACTTCGTCCAGCCATTGGTAGCTATGAGACCTTATCAACGGCTGTGCATCGTGGAGCTAAAATTAGTCTTCTTTAGAATGGATTCACAACATACAGGCTACAACCATATGAATACAGACAATATACTTCTTATACAGTTGGCTGAGTAGCGGTGACATGTAGACGGATTCTCTGGGTTGTAATTGGGATGCGCTGCAGAACTGCATCTGTAgagggaggaatgagagatgCAGATCGGTGGAAAAGGCACCGGTCAGGCACCGAGGTCAAATACATTTTATACTGAGGTAAAATTAGTTTTATACGGAATATTCCGTGGATATTCATTTTTCTCTCATAACTAGCTATTGAACCAATCATGCCATGACTATGAAAATGGAATATTCTGAATCGGGGGGATGCAGAACGATCCTCGCCTTTTTTGGTTGTTGATTTTGATCTTCTCCATTCACCCCTGGTAAGAATATACAATGTTCATAGTTATGGCACGCTTTGTTAAAGCGCTAATGACGATTAAAATACGAAATCTTCATTTTACATCTGTTTATGGCGCCTTCATGTAgtcaaatccccccccccccccaaaaaaaaaacaatgtctACTCCTTCTTGCAGGGTGTGTGGAAAGTTACTTGCGTAACAATCAGTTATATAAATTGCATAAACAAGTTTATAAAACGGTTACCTCATTTTTAACACGCAGGCCAAATTCGATATGCTATAGAAACATATTTGCATGTAATTATATGGACATGCTCATTGCTTCATCTCCAAGTTTATTTAGTTCGTATAGTCAGAGTCTTTTTCTTTCTGTGGTCGTTCTGAGCTTGTTTCATCTCTTCTTCACAGCCAATATGTTGAGGAAGATTTCAAAGTGTGACCAAGCCCGAGTTTTGACTGCTCAGAAACAGTTATATAACCTCCAGGAGATTATGTACCATTCAGAGTTATATAACCTCCAGGAGTTATGTACCATTCAGAGTTATATAACCTCCAGGAGTTATGTACCATTCAGAGTTATATAACCTCCAGGAGATTATGTACCATTCAGAGTTATATAATCTCCAGGAGTTATGTACCATTCAGAGTTATATAACCTCCAGGAGTTATGTACCATTCAGAGTTATATAACCTCCAGGAGTTATGTACCATTCAGAGTTATATAACCTCCAGGAGTTATGTACCATTCAGAGTTATATAACCTCCAGGAGTTATGTACCATTCAGAGTTATATAACCTCCAGGAGATTATGTACCATTCAGAGTTATATAACCTCCAGGAGTTATGTACCATTCAGAGTTATATAACCGTGCAGAGTTATGTACCATTCAGAGTTATATAACCTCCAGGAGTTATGTACCATTCAGAGTTATATAACCTCCAGGAGTTATGTACCATTCAGAGTTATATAACCTCCAGGAGTTATGTACCATTCGGAGTTATATAACCTCCAGAAGTTATGTACCATTCAGAGTTATATAACCTCCATGAGTTATGTACCATTCAGAGTTATATAACCTCCAGGAGTTATGTACCATTCAGAGTTATATAACCTCCAGGAGATTATGTAACCTTCAGACCTCAAAGTAATGTATCCTTCAGGAGGAATCCACCCCAAACCCCAGCATTACATGACCCATGTTCTGTCCTCCGCAGTGTTACATGTCGTGACTGACAGAGGAATGTTACAACTCACATGTTGCAGCCCTGAAGGGTATGGGGTTAACATGAGGACTATGCTTTACCTCACTCTGAGGatactgtgtgtatatgtgttggtgcattcatgtgtgtgtgtgtgtcttcatgctTACATGTGGATTTCAGGGTGGAGGTTGTTCATACCAGGAATCAGACTTGTCTAAATAGATAAGTCCTATCattgttggggagaggagagagaaggaggagaaaaggagcgaagaggggagagagaaggaggagaggagagagaaggaggagaaaaggagcagagagggaaggcgaggagaggagaggagagagaaggagaagagagaaaaggacaggagagaaaatgacaggagagagaaggagaagagagaaaaggagaggagagaaaaggacaggagagagaagggggagacaaaaggagaggagatgagagaaaaggagaagagagaaaaggacaggagagaaagggacaggagagagaaggagatgagagaaaatgacaggagagaaaaggacaggagagagaagagagaacgggagaggagatgagagaaaaggagaggagaagagagaaggggaggagaggagagaggagaagagagaaaaggacaggagatgagagaaaaggagaggacagCAGCAAATCATTCTGCTTACATTGTTGacttctcccccacctcctcgTGCAGTTGTATAAGGGTGAGATTTACAtttgagggatggagaggggagggactaACTGGAAacaagggggagaagaggggaggagtagagaagagaagaatgtTGGAGGATATAAGGACCCTCAGTCAGCTCCCACCTTACTCATTTtcctcctcacacacaccccgGAGAGTCgagccatcacacacacacatctgtaacCATGAGGCTGAGCATAATGGGAGTTCTGCTGTGTGCTACGCTGGCCGCCTGTGTCAACGTCATGCCTCAGAAAGACTTCAACctggagaaggtgagagagaaagagagactgagagaactGATAAAACAAATGAGAAaggctacaacaacaaaaagagaGCAGGCAAAGAGTTGAGAGAAGAGTGCTGTACAGTACAAGTGCAGAGAAAGAAGAGATTCTGGGGTTGAGGAGggtcagagtagagagaggacagtggaTCACCTGCCATGACTATTAAATCCATTTGCATTGTGAGAATGAATGAATAGTGGTCCTTCTTTTTCTTCTAACTTTATTCTCTCTCCCCAGATGGCTGGTAAGTGGTGGGCCGTGGGCTTTGCCACCAACGCCAAGTGGTTTATGAACCGTAAGGCTGGTATGAAGATGGGAACTTCCATAATGCTGCCCACTGCCGAAGGTGACCTGGACATCAGCTGCGCCAACCagaagtgagtttgtgtgtgtctgtgtgtccatgtgtctgtgtgcccctgtgtgtgtgtccatttcaCTCATACTGATGCTGCTCTTTCTCTCAGCGCTGATGGCTCTTGCTGGAGGATGACCCATCTGGCCAAGAAGACTGACACACCAGGCCGCTTCACCTTCACCAGCCAGCGTGagttcattcacacacacacacacacacacacacacacacacacacacacacacacacacacacacacacacacacacacacacacacacacacacacacacacacacacacacacacacacacacacacacagttaacatAACgacatctctttctccctctctcaggttGGAACAATGAAAATGACATGCGTGTGGTAGCTGTCCAGTATGATGACTTTGCTCTGATCCACACCATCAAGACCAAACACGGAGTAACTGACGTGCTCAACAAACTCTTCAGTAAGTCTGTCTGGCTGCCTGCATGTCTGAAATTAATTCACACCTTTAGATTCTCATGTTTTGTGTCATTCATCACAGTTTCACTTTGGTCTCTGGTTTTAGCATGGTCATGTCGCAGGTGGGTTGTGTTAACTTGATTGTGTTGTGTTTACCTGGTTGTGTTAAACTGGTTGTGTTCTGTTAACCTGGTTGTGTTCTGTTAACCTGGTTGTGTTCTGTTAACCTGGTAGTGTTCTGTTAACCTGGTTGTGTTAATCTGGTTATGGTAACCAGGTTGTCTTGTGTTAACCCAGTTGTGTTAACCTGCTTGTGTTAAACTGGTTTTGTTCTGTTGTTTCATCCTGTTTGTGTTAACCTGGTTGTGGTAATCTGGTTATGGTAACCAGGTTGTCTTGTGTTAACCCAGTTGTGTTAATCTGCTTGTGTTAAACTGGTTTTGTTCTGTTGTTTCATCCTGTTTGTGTTAACCTGGTTGtgttaacatggttctgttgtgtTAACCTGGTAGTGTTGTGTTTACCTGTTTGTGTTAACATGATTCTGTTGTGTTAACCTGGTAGTGTTGTGTTTACCTGTTTGTGTTAACATGATTCTGTTGTGTTAACCTGGTAGTGTTTTGTTAATCTGGTTTTGTTGTGTTTACCTGGTTGTGTTAACCTGCTTGTGTTTACCTGCTTGTGTTGAACTGTTTTTGTTGTGTTAACCTGGTAGTGTTGTGTTAACTTGATTGTGTTGTGTTTACCTGGTTGTGTTAaactggttgtgttgtgtttacCTGGTTGTGTTCTGTTAACCTGGTTGTGTTCTGTTAACCTGGTAGTGTTCTGTTAACCTGGTAGTGTTCTGTTAACCTAGTTGTGTTCTGTTAACCTGGTTATGTTCTGTTAACCTGGTAGTGTTCTGTTAACCTGGTAGTGTTCTGTTAACCTGCTTGTGTTGTGTTAACCTGGTCGCATTGTGTTAACTTGGTCGCGTTGTGTTAACCTGGTTGTGTTAACCTGCTTGTGTTACATTTTTGTGTTGTGTGAATCTAGTTGTGTTGTGTTTACCTAGTTGTGTGTGTTAACCTGGTCGTGTTGTGTTAACCTGGCTGTGTTaacctggttgtgtgtgttttcctggttgtgttgtgctaacctggttgtgttgtgttaatCTGGTATTGTTTGTTAACCTGGTTGTGGTAACCTCGTAGTCTTGTGTtaacctggttgtgttgtgttaacctggctgtgttaacctggttgtgttgtgttaacTGGGTTTTGTTGTGTTTACCTGGTTGTGTGTGTTAACCTGGTCGTGTTGTGTTAACCTAGCTGTGTTAACCTGGTTGTGAGTGTTTTCCTGGTTGTGTCGTGCtaacctggttgtgttgtgttaatCTGGTATTGTTTGTTAACCTTTTTGTTGTAACCTCGTAGTCTTGTGTtaacctggttgtgttgtgttaacctggctgtgttaacctggttgtgttgtgttaacTGGGTTTTGTTGTGTTTACCTGGTTGTGTGGTTAACCCAATTGCATTAACCTGCTTGTGTTAAACTTTTTTGTTGTGTTTACCTGGTTGTGTGTGTTAACCTGGTTGTTTTAACCTGGTTGTGTCGTGTTAACCTAGTTGTGTtaacctggttgtgttgtgttaacctggctgtgttaacctggtcgtgttgtgttaacctggctgtattaacctggttgtgtgtgtttaaatgtTAACCTGGTTGTGTGTGTTAACCTGGCTGTGTTAACCTGGTCGTGTGTGTAACCTGGCTGTGTTTAACCTGGTCTGTTGTGTTAaccttgtgttgtgtgtgtttacaaTGTTAACCTGGtcgtgttgttggctgtgttaaCCTGGCTGTGTTAACCTGGTCATGTTGTGCTTAaacctggttgtgttgtgtgtgtgttaacctggtTCTGTTGTTAACCTGGTCATAACCTGGCTGTGTGTTAACCTGGTAGTGTTTATGTTAACCTGGCTGTGTTAACCTGGTTGTTTGTAATCTAACCTGGCTGTGTTGTGTTTACCTGGTTGTGTGTGTTaacctggtcatgttgtgttaacctggtcgtgttgtgttaacctggctgtgttgtgttaacctggctgtgttaacctggctgtgttaacctggttgtgttgtgtttacctggttgtgtgtgttaacctggtcatgttgtgttaacctggctgtgttaacctggttgtgttgtgttaacctggctgtgttaacctggctgtgttaacctggttgtgttgtgttaacCTGGTCGTGTTAACCTGGCTGTGTTAACCTGGTTAACCTGGTCGTGTTGTGTTAACCTGGCTGTGTTAACCTGGCTGTGTTAACCTGGTCATGTTGTGTGGCTTGTTAACCTGGTCGTGTTGTGTTAACCTGGCTGTTAACCTGGTCATGTGGGCTGTGTTAACCTGGTTGTGTGTGTTAACCTGGCTGTGTTAACCTGGTTGTGTGTGTTAACCTGGCTGTTAACCTGGCTGTGTTAACCTGGTCGTGTTGTGTTAACCTGGCTGTGTTAACCTGGTCATGTTGTGCCTGGTCATGTTGTGCTAACCTGGCTGTGTtaacctggttgtgttgtgttaacCTGGCTGTGTTAACCTGGTTGTGTTTACCTGGTGTGTTAAACCTGGCtgtgttaacctgtgtgtgttaacctggttgtgttgtgttaacCTGGCTGTGTTAACCTGGTTGTTGTTTAACCTGGCTGTGTTAACCTGTGTTTAACCTGGCTGTTAACCTGGCTGTGTtaacctggttgtgttgtgttgtgttacctGGTCGTGTTGTGTTAACCTGGTTGTGTTAACCTGGTCGTGTTGTGTTAACCTGGCTGTGTTAacctggtcatgttgtgtgtaaCCTGGCTGTGTTAGCCTGGTCGTGTTGTGTTAACCTGGCTGTGTTAACCTGGTCGTTGTGCTAACCTGGCTGTGTTAACCTGGTGTGTTAACCTGACTGTGTTAACCTGGTCTGTTGTGTTAACCTGGCTGTGTTAACCTGGTTGTGTTAACCTGGTCGTGTTGTGTTAACCTGGTTGTGTtaacctggttgtgttgtgttaacCTGGCTGTGTTAACCTGGTTAACCTGGTGTTGTGTTAACCTGGCTGTGTTAACCTGGTCATGTTGTGCTAACCTGGTTGTGTtaacctggttgtgttgtgttaacctggctgtgttaacctggtcgtgttgtgttaacctggttgtgttgtggttgtaggTCGCACTCCAGAGGTGAGCGCAGATGTCCAGAAGAAGTTCATGCAGTTCTCTCTGGATACAGGAATCCTCTCTGGGAACATTGTTTTCCTGCCCAACAACGGTacgacaccacacacacacacagatgtacaaTATTATTATGGTGATCAGATACATATGAATGTGCTTCCCTGGTAGAAATCATCTCCTCactcttttctccctcctctctattgcAGGTGAATGTGCCGAGGCATAAATGTTCACTCATCCCATTCTCCCTCTGCTACTCTTCTATTGGCATCTGTCTCCATTTCACATCCAAACTCTTTTCCTGGAAGAAGACTGAAGACTGCAAACCCCAGCCACCCCCTCTCCCGGCAGAACAAACCCCAGCCACCCCCTCCCCGGCAGAACAAACCCCAGCCACCCCCTCCCCGGCAGATCAAACCCCAGCCACCCCCTAATCCCCACTATTCCTAACAAACCCCAGCCACCCCCTCTTTCCCGCAGATCCCCCGGCAAACAAACCCCAGCCACCCCCTTCATCAAACCCCTTCACCTTTAATCCCCACTATTCCTATAAACTGTACACAAGCTTTCCCTACTGTCACATTGGTTGTCTGGTTGTGTTGACCTGGGTGGTGTTGACCTGGGTGGTGTAAATGACCTGGTTGTGTTTACCTGGTTGTGTTTACCTGGTTGTGTTTACCTTTGTGTTAACCTGGTGTGTTTACCTGGTTGTGTCGACCTGGGTGGTGTTGACCTGGGTGGTGTTTACCTGGTTGTGTTTACCTGGTTGTGTTAACCTGGTTGTGTTTACCTGGTTGCGACGACCTGGGTGGTGTTGACCTGGGTGGTGTTGACCTGGTTGTGACGACCTGGTTGTGTTAACCTGGTTGGGGTCTTCATATTTAGAGTGTGAGAGGAAACAATGTAAGTAGAGGCAGCAATATCAAACAGGCTTTTGGTGCTTTCAGGACAACTGTGTCGGAGCTATAGAAAgaggaattccgagttggatgatcaTTCTAAATTATTTTTCAGTGGGAGCTCGTTTTTTTCCCCCAGTTGTCCTGAACGCCacatgagggaaggaggttgggtTGAGTCATCATTAAAATGACAGGGTGCAGGTGTGTGGTGgctggagagtgagagagtaaaTGTGGTGTACTCTGCCCTCTACTGGTAGAAGCAGAGAATGGCATGAATAACACAGCAATTGTCAGCCTATTGCTTCAGTTACaagaatatatacagtatgtttttaTTAAAATTCATTTTACAAAATATTTAAACTATATATTGAGTGATTTATATCACAAATTCAAATTATTTTCAGCCAATTCAAATCTACAATTCAATAttaaaaacaaaataaacaacgcATAGTAAAAAGTATAACAATTTTCAAGGCTCATGGATTTAAAAATAACCAGAGCTTCAGCTACATTCACAAATAACAAAGTTAATGTGTTTACCTAACTAACTGCTTCCCGGGCTTTGTCTTTCTTCTGCTTAGAGCAATTCATAACTGAGACAAGAAACACAAATAATATTCTACAGTATAAGCTCTAAGTGTTCTGTTCCACCATTACAGACAGAGGCTCTAAGTGTTCTGTTCCACCATTATAGACAGAGGCTCTAAGTGTTCTGTTCCACCATTACAGACAGAGGCTCTAAGTGTTCTGTTCcaccattatagacagaagctCTGAGTGTTCTGTTCCACCATTACAGACAGAGGCTCTAAGTGTTCTGTTCcaccattatagacagaagctCTGAGTGTTCTGTTCCACCATTACAGACAGAGGCTCTAAGTGTTCTGTTCcaccattatagacagaagctCTGAGTGTTCTGTTCCACCACCACAGAGGCTCTAAGTGTTCTGTTCCACCATCACAGAGGCTCTGAGTGTTCTGTTCcaccattatagacagaagctCTGAGTGTTCTGTTCCACCATTACAGACAGAGGCTCTAAGTGTTCTGTTCcaccattatagacagaagctCTGAGTGTTCTGTTCCACCACCACAGAGGCTCTAAGTGTTCTGTTCCACCACCACAGAGGCTCTAAGTGTTCTGTTCCACCATCACAGACAGAGGCTCTAAGTGTTCTGTTCcaccattatagacagaagctCTGAGTGTTCTGTTCCACCACCACAGAGGCTCTAAGTGTTCTGTTCCACCATCACAGAGGCTCTAAGTGTTCTGTTCCACCATCAGAGGCTCTAAGTGTTCTGTTCCATCATCACAGAGGCTCTAAGTGTTCTGTTCCACCATCAGAGGCCTACCCTGGTAATATGCTCATTGGCTGGAGGGCACATTCATTGAGAAGGTACGGAAAGACTCTCTCAGTGAAagtgtgtgtaatagtgtataAATGTGTGTTATTATCAGGGTCAGAGAATGACAGCATCCCTCTGTCCCAGTCCAGCTGCACTCTGATCCTCTGGGGTTTCTTTCTCAATCTGAGCTGGATGTCTGGCCTCGGAGGGGACTCTACTTTATATCGAATATCACCATCAACATCATAACCATAAGCATCACAGGGGCTTACACACCAAAGGCTTAAACACCAGAATCCACTTTCTACTTTTGCCTTCCTCTGGACAGACTCTGCTATCACACCCAGGGCCGTATTGAACCCTACCTCAACGTCCCAGCTGTGTCCCTGAGTTAAAGCCCAAGACCATTTTATAGTAATTaaacctctctgggttgtcaggAAGCTGCTGTCTCTCTTTATTGTATATGACACTGGTCAGGTTCTCAGACAGGATGAGACTGGTGAAGGCAGTGTTGGGGTCCAGAATCACAGGATCAGAGGAGGGAGATCAGAGATCCAGTGTTGGGGTCCAGAATCACAGAATCtgaggacagagaacagagataCAGTGTTGGGTTGGCAGTGTTGGGGTCCAGAATCACAGAATCtgaggacagagaacagagataCAGTGTTGGGTTGGGTTGGCAGTGTTGGGGTCCAGAATCACAGAATCtgaggacagagaacagagataCAGTGTTGGGTTGGGTTGGCAGTGTTGGGGTCCAGAATCACAGAATCtgaggacagagaacagagataCAGTGTTGGGTTGGGTTGGCAGTGTTGAGGGTTGTTGGGTTGGCAGAATCACAGAATCtgaggacagagaacagagataCAGTGTTGGGTTGGGTTGGCAGTGTTGGGGTCCAGAATCACAGGATCAGAGGAGGGAGATCAGAGATACAGTGTTGGGTTGGGTTGGCAGTGTTGGGGTCCAGAATCACAGAATCTGAGGACAGAGATCAGAGATCTAGTGTTGGGTTGGCAGTGTTGGGGTCCAGAATCAGTGTTGGGGTCCAGAATCACAGAATCtgaggacagagaacagagataCAGTGTTGGGTTGGCAGTGTTGGGGTCCAGAATCACAGAATCTGGTACAGTGTTGGGTTGGGTTGGCAGTGTTGGGGTCCA includes these proteins:
- the LOC135518516 gene encoding lipocalin-like gives rise to the protein MRLSIMGVLLCATLAACVNVMPQKDFNLEKMAGKWWAVGFATNAKWFMNRKAGMKMGTSIMLPTAEGDLDISCANQNADGSCWRMTHLAKKTDTPGRFTFTSQRWNNENDMRVVAVQYDDFALIHTIKTKHGVTDVLNKLFSRTPEVSADVQKKFMQFSLDTGILSGNIVFLPNNGECAEA